The Haematobia irritans isolate KBUSLIRL chromosome 1, ASM5000362v1, whole genome shotgun sequence DNA segment accaacttttgcatggctgttagagactatatactaataccacgtatcaaattgcaaccggatcgggtgaatttttctcctccaagatgccccggaggtcaaaatctggggatcggttcatatgggggctatacataattacggaccgatatgaaccaatttttgcatggttcttagataaCATATGcttacacctcgtaccaaatttcaaccggatcggatgaatttctatcttccaaaaggctccggaggtcaaatctggggatcggtttatttatggaccgatatggaccaatttttgcatggttgttagagactatatactaacaacacgtaccaaatttcaaccggatcgggtgaatttttctcctccaagatgccccggaggtcaaaatatggggatcggttcatatgggggctatacataattatggaccgatatggccaatttttgcatggttgttagagactatatactaacaccgcgaaccaaatttcaaccggatcggatgaatggttgttagagactatatactaacaacacgtaccaaatttcaaccggatcgggtgaatttttctcctacaagatgccccggaggtcaaaatatggggatcggttcatatgggggctatacataattatggaccgatatggaccaatttttgcatggttattagagactatatactaacaacacgtaccaaatttcaaccggatcgggtgaatttttctcctccaagatgccCCGTAGGtcaaaatatggggatcggttcatatgggggctatacataattatggaccgatatggaccaatttttgcatggttgttagagactatatactaacaccgcgaaccaaatttcaaccggatcggatgaatggttgttagagactatatactaacaccgcgtaccaaatttcaaccggatcggatgaattttgctcttccaaaagctccggaggtcaagcttggcaaaataaagaattttaaaaaaattatggcaaaattttctgtagaaataaaattttgacaaaaatttttatagaaataaagttttatcaacattttgtatagaaataaaattttgccaaaattttgtacagaaataaacattaatgaaaaattgtaaaattatgctaaaattttgtataggaagaaaattttgtaaaaattttatatagaaataaaattttgtttgacaaattttcgatagaaatgaaattttgacaaaattttctatagaaataaaatttggacaaaactttccaatgaactaaatttttaacaaagttttctacacaaataaaatgtcaaatttttctctagaaataaaattttctatagatgttaaattgtgacaaaattttctactgaaataaaattttcacaaaattttctatagaaataaaattttgacaaaaatttctacagaaataaaattttcacaaaattttctattgaaataaaattttgccaaaattttctatagaaaaagtttatttctacagaaataaaatttgtcaacattttctatagaaataaataagttcaccaatgtggtatcacaatggactgaatagtgtaagtgagcctgatacatcgggctgccacctaatctaacctaacatagaaataaaattttgctaaaattttctatagaaataaaattgtgacaaatttttctatagaaataaacattttgaatagaaataaaaatttgcaaaaatttttatagaagtaaagttttggtaacgttttaatttttaaatgatattaatatggtttggaaaaatggtccgctggtacgaatttttgtccaatttgggaaaaatgttgggccaaaataaaaatttattgtggcaacgctggttctaacggtattcttcgcatacttcttctagctttcgtacatattctcagcgatgAGTGAAGGCCTGGTTATGCATCTAAAAATGTAGCGTAGCCGTAGCGTAACGGCAACGTATGATTTTTTGGCGATTAgcctaattgaaaaaaaaacgtagCTTATCATCAGATAGCTTATAAACAAACTATCAAAAAGAGGCGCAAAAGgttgattttcttaaaattcaaaatgaacTAGAGTGATATAGAAGTGAATCTAAGTCTTTTAAACTTGTGGagactatatagaaaaaataaaaaatgtaaaactcgTCGAAAAAGAAGGTGGTCTGTTCGCCCAATCAATAGAGATTGGAATAAAAGTGgttaccataaaaaggtgttccAGAATATGAAACTACGTGATGGTGAACATTTCTTCAAACATACTCGTATGAGTAAAGAAGTTTTCAATTTATTGCTCATTTTACTTCAAAATGATTTGTATAAGCCCAAGGCAAGAATCGGGCCGGAAGAGCGACTGTCGATAACACTTCTGTAAGTAAAGATCATCTTATATCTTGGAATTAAACTAATGGTTATTTTGTACTTTGCAGATATTTGGCTCATGAATGTTCTCTCCAGTCTATAGCCTGGAGTCATAAACTTGGGAAAACCACCGTTCGGAACATTGTTTTAGAAACGTATGAAATTATATGGCGAGTTCTGTCTCCCACATATATAAGTGAACCCACCACAAGCCAATTCCGAGACATCGCTAACGATTTTGAAACAATGTGGGACATTCCAAACTGTGTTGGAGCAATTGATGGAAAACATGTGGCAATGAAATGCCCggccaattctggctctatgttTTATAATTACAAAAAGCACTACAGCGTGGTACTTATGGGTGTTTGTGATGCCAAATATACATTTATTTCTTCCGCAATTCTTTTCCAGGCTGTTGCTTTTTTTTCGGGAAGTCGGTATTCTGCAcagaatttattataaatacatTCATGCGATTGCACGCATAATATTAACTTCTCTTCATCCATTTTAAACGAACACAGCCCAGTTATAtgttttaattaactttattttcaataaataactTTTTCCCTCTTCTTTCAATTGATGACGCTAGTTTTTTTCGATCAGCTGATACGACAACGACACGCCAACTTTTGTTTTTTCTGAATCATACCACACGTCTACGTTGTGGAAAAGTTGGGTAATCGTTTGTATGGACTGTCGTATAgcaaaaacaaacagctgacaCGCCACGCTACGCTTACGTTCCGTTTTTGGATGCATAACCAGGCCTTGATTCTTGTTATGCTAAAGCTGTCaactattttctcaaaaaaa contains these protein-coding regions:
- the LOC142232326 gene encoding uncharacterized protein LOC142232326 — encoded protein: MELDEINVLQCRESTKDFGGKNKKCKTRRKRRWSVRPINRDWNKSGYHKKVFQNMKLRDGEHFFKHTRMSKEVFNLLLILLQNDLYKPKARIGPEERLSITLLYLAHECSLQSIAWSHKLGKTTVRNIVLETYEIIWRVLSPTYISEPTTSQFRDIANDFETMWDIPNCVGAIDGKHVAMKCPANSGSMFYNYKKHYSVVLMGVCDAKYTFISSAILFQAVAFFSGSRYSAQNLL